Below is a genomic region from Gemmatimonadetes bacterium SCN 70-22.
CGGCGGCTGCAGCGACATCGGCTGCACGACGACGGCGGATCCCCCCACGCGCAGCCGCTCCAGCGGCGGGGGCCTCGGGCGCCGCGGCCTTGGGTGCCGGGGCAGGTGCTTCGGCGGCGGGGGCGGCCGCGCCCTTGCGCCGCCGCGTCGCCGCGGGGGCCGGTGCGGGCTTCTCCTGGCGCGCGCGCTTCTCCCGCTCCCAGCGGGCGCGCACGCGCGCCACCTGGTCATCGGTCAGCGCCGAGAGGTGACTCCGAACGGGGACGTCCATCGAACGAAGCATGCCGATGACTTCGTCCGCGGAGATCCCGAACTCCCCTGCCATGTCGTGTACGCGAAGCTTGCTCAAACGATCCTCCTAGCGGGCCCCTCTGGGACCCGTGTGCCCTTCTCCGCCCGCGCCACACAGCGCGAGCACGCCCAACGCCAGCGCCCGGTCGGTAACCCCGACCACCGCCGTCGCCTCTCGCCCGACCGCGTTGCCTAACGACTCCGCCGACGGGCCCTCGATGATCCGTACCCGCCGCGCCTCGAGGAGGGGCACGACCTTGTCCAGCGAATGCCGCGACGCGTCCGGCGCGACCACCGCCACCTGCAATGCTCCCTTGCGCGCCGCCTCCCGCACCCGTTCCACGCCCACCACGGCGCCGCGCGAGCGAACGCCGAGCCCGAGCAATCCGAGCAGCCGCCGTTCCGTCGCCGCGTCCATTCCCGCACCGCTCGCGCCGGAGGTGACCATCGCCCCGCTACTCCGCCGCCGAGGCGTCGCCGCCGCCTTCCTCGGTGGTCAGCTCGTTCAGGATCCCCATGATACGGTCCGCCTCTTCCGGGGCGATCCCCGGGAGGCGGAGGAAATCCTCACGCTCCAAATCAATGATGTCGTTCAAGGTACGGTAGCCCGCCTCCTCGAGGATGGCCACCGTGGTCGGCGCCATGACACCCAGCTCGGCGAGCTTGACGTCGGCCGCATCCTGCTCCTCGGGGAGCGGCGCGAAGATCGGCGCCTCGCTGCGTTCCATCCACTCGCGACTGGAGTACAGGTCGATCTTCCAGCCGGTGAGCTCGGAGGCGAGGCGCACGTTCTGCCCGTTGCGCCCGATGGCCAGCGAGAGCTGGTCCTCGTCGACGACCGCCTGGATCGTCTTCGCCTCGGGGTCGGAGAAGACGCGCGCCACCTTGGCGGGGGCCAGGGCGAGCTTGGCGAACCGCTCCGGATCGGCCGACCACGGAACGATGTCGATGCGCTCGCCGCTCAACTCGTTCACGACGGCCTGCACGCGCGCGCCCTTGAGGCCCACGCAGGCGCCCACGGGGTCGATCGAGTCGTCACGCGACCAGACGGCGATCTTGGTGCGGCTCCCCACCTCGCGCGCGGCGGCGCGGATCTCGACGATCCCCTGCTGGATCTCCGGCACCTCGAGCTTGAACAGCGCCTGCACGAACAGGGGGTCGGCGCGGCTCAGGATGAGGCGCGGCCCCTTGGGCGTCTCCTCGACGCGCTTGAGCACGGCGCGAATCGGGTCGCCCTGGTGGTAGTGGTCGCGATGGTTCTGCTCGCGGTAGGGCATGATCGCCTCCGCTTCGCGGAACTTGTTCAGCATGATCACCAGCTTGCCGCGCTCGATCTGCTGCACCTCCCCCGAGAGCAGCTCGCCCACCCGGTTGGCGAACTCGTCGCGGATCTTGGTGCGCTCGCCCTCGCGGACGCGCTGGATGATGCGCTGCTTGGCCGCCTGCACCGCGCTGCGCCCGAACTCGGCGAAGTCCACCGGGATCTCCATCACGTCGCCGACCTGGAACTCCGGGTCCTCGAACTGCGCCTCCTCGAGCGAGGTCTCGCGAGACGGGTCGGTGACCTCGGCCACGACGGTCTTCAGGAGGACGATGCGAATGTCCCCCCGATTCTCGTCGATCTCCACCTCGGCCTGGACGTTGGCCCCGTGCTTCTTGGCGAGGGCGGCGTGGATGCCGTCCTGCAACAGGCCGTGCAATTCCGTGCGGTCCAACCCCTTGAGGTGGGACAGCTCGCGAATTGCGCTGAGAATTTC
It encodes:
- a CDS encoding transcription termination factor NusA produces the protein MDRTELHGLLQDGIHAALAKKHGANVQAEVEIDENRGDIRIVLLKTVVAEVTDPSRETSLEEAQFEDPEFQVGDVMEIPVDFAEFGRSAVQAAKQRIIQRVREGERTKIRDEFANRVGELLSGEVQQIERGKLVIMLNKFREAEAIMPYREQNHRDHYHQGDPIRAVLKRVEETPKGPRLILSRADPLFVQALFKLEVPEIQQGIVEIRAAAREVGSRTKIAVWSRDDSIDPVGACVGLKGARVQAVVNELSGERIDIVPWSADPERFAKLALAPAKVARVFSDPEAKTIQAVVDEDQLSLAIGRNGQNVRLASELTGWKIDLYSSREWMERSEAPIFAPLPEEQDAADVKLAELGVMAPTTVAILEEAGYRTLNDIIDLEREDFLRLPGIAPEEADRIMGILNELTTEEGGGDASAAE